CAGATGAAGCACATGCAATACCCGAGGTTAAGAACATGGAGAACTCTACCAATGGCTTTCACACAGCGGCGCAAGGCAAAATGCACCCCGGCTGTGAAAAAGTAAGTTCCCAAGCAGACAGCACCTTTGCCGCTTCAACAGTCTATAAGAGTGACCGCGAGGTGGAAGCATGTCGGGCGATAAACGGGTGTAGAGCCACTCGTATCACAGACGCCCGAGTGGAAAAAAAACATCGAGAAATAAGACACAGTCTTTGCAATTCTGAATCCGATGGATTTACCGAAACGACGCCCCACAGCCATCTATCCACAGTTATTCACAGTGCAGATCACGGACATATTGGACAATCGGTCAACCCGTATCGCTGGAACGGTGAGCATTTGGCAACCACTGGAGGGGAACAGCACACTGAGCTGTCTCATAGTGAAAGGCACCGACCATCTGACGCTTCCCGGTGGGTCAAAACCTCGgatgaagaaaacaaagacgaaaGTGAAATTTCCTTGCACGGCTCAGATCGCGCAGCCTATTTGGAGGATGCTGAGTGTGCATCATCGCGTGACAAAGGAAAGTGCACCTTCCAAGAAGAAGGATCCGAACCGGCGTCATCAGCACGGAGCCTGCCTCTAACCTTGAAGCAAGACGATGCCTCCATTGAGCCcaaggtggagaaggaggTGCAAGAAGGAGCGGGAAACCACAAGATGCCTGAACGGACAAGTGCTCGGACACTTGGCCTAAACGTTGGCTCAGAAAACAAGACACCTACATCGGTTTCGGCTGACCAAAAAGGCAGTGAACCTGAACGATACCCAggcagaagggaggaagacctACCACACCAAGAAGGGGATGCTGGAACATCTGAAGAGTCGggacagaaaacagacacacgaaaCCCACCAGACTTGTCTGTATCGAGTACGGTGACGCGAGAAGCAAAATCCCCGCATGCGGCAAGTGCTGACAGAAATATCGACATACTGCCCACGGCGCGAAACTCCCGTGAGGCAGCATCACCGcgaggacgcatgcagcatgTAAAAGCCTCTCGACGGACACGGCGAGGATTTCGAGGTGGTCGACAGCGTCGATCATCCTTACCAATTGTGGCGAAtccgaaagaagaaactcttCAGGATGCGCAGTGTCCGGGAAAGCCTTCTCACAGCCCTTCGCCAGAATACACCACgtcgagaggagagcagaagacacGTCAAGGAGACGAAGTCGGGGAAATACCTGAGTGGTCGAGTGAGAACGAGACTGCACTCGGGGTACGCAGGCTGGTGTCGTCAGATTCCGATTTTCTTGGCATTCAAGAAACTGAGGCAAATAAACAGGCGaaaggagatgaagagactGCCTGGCGTGCAGAGCG
This Toxoplasma gondii ME49 chromosome VIII, whole genome shotgun sequence DNA region includes the following protein-coding sequences:
- a CDS encoding hypothetical protein (encoded by transcript TGME49_271025), with the protein product MAVVSHTGEIPALPEHRTLCRRLVQGGRGGDSLQLPRRAKKRKTQQARVQGEKKMKTHEDEEQEAPFPNGPLHGVETTCAETTTRTRTTSLSAFTAALFHAVEGLDSGSPKDFVRSLLIPSTQQAAASRVPPVAVVCDATGGQGAAALCFLECQENRNLTTPACVPRVQSRSHSTTQVFPRLRLLDVSSALLSTWCILAKGCEKAFPDTAHPEEFLLSDSPQLMFQHPLLGVASCGFPLLLAPPSPPWAQWRHRLASRLEAGSVLMTPVRILLLGRCTFLCHAMMHTQHPPNRLRDLSRARKFHFRLCFLHPRF